A window of the Elusimicrobiaceae bacterium genome harbors these coding sequences:
- the recG gene encoding ATP-dependent DNA helicase RecG, whose protein sequence is MEQTPTVQFVKGIGPKRAQLLARLGITTPSDLLYYFPRDWSDRRTDSLLSLFRQNTHAVMKGKILFLREIPTRKQLTIMRAVCLNSQNREFEALWFKRTAGLRYDPFEPLKRELAPGREFWFIGRLEDEKAATPVISVEEYYADDDQRARAVHICRLAPVYGLTEGLSSKLLREMVYAALQSPAAKEPEFMPSSLMRKRELLGLEQALRGVHFPNSMAELEAARRRIVYQEFLLLSAAWTIKKRQTRTELKNYSYEIRRTLLTPFREKMGFEFTHAQVRVINEIFRDMRSRHPMTRLLQGDVGSGKTVAALSALLLAAENGWQGAFMAPTEILAEQHFMTLSRFLTGLPVKFELLTSRTTAAARRGILARLAGGETQLLVGTHAIIENDVKFKNLRLAVIDEQHRFGVEQRALLRGKTGIMDLLVMTATPIPRTLALAFYGDLDVSVIDELPPGRKPVITSALGEAQAFEILRGEIRKGRQAYIVHPLIEESKTLELKAVTEEYERLSKDVFREFRLGMLHGQMKGREKTAVMEKFLNREIDILVATPVIEVGIDVKNATVMLIQNAERFGLASLHQLRGRVGRGSEESVCLLVPSASTDDAAERISIMCETGDGFKIGEQDMKMRGPGTVLGTRQHGESDLKAGDVFRDREVLESAILDRDELFTADPNLVRPEHFAFRKKLTELYAKRWHLIDLS, encoded by the coding sequence ATGGAGCAAACGCCTACTGTCCAGTTCGTCAAAGGCATCGGGCCCAAACGCGCACAGCTGCTGGCGCGGCTTGGCATAACGACGCCCTCGGATTTATTATACTATTTTCCGCGCGACTGGTCGGACCGCCGCACCGATTCCCTTCTTTCCCTGTTCCGCCAGAACACCCATGCGGTAATGAAAGGGAAAATTCTGTTCCTGCGGGAAATCCCCACCCGCAAACAGCTCACCATCATGCGCGCGGTCTGTTTAAACTCGCAGAACCGCGAGTTCGAGGCGCTCTGGTTCAAGCGCACGGCCGGACTGCGTTACGATCCGTTCGAACCGCTCAAGCGCGAGCTTGCGCCCGGCCGCGAGTTCTGGTTCATAGGCCGGCTGGAAGACGAAAAAGCGGCCACTCCCGTAATCAGCGTCGAGGAATATTACGCCGACGACGACCAGCGCGCCCGCGCCGTCCATATCTGCCGGCTCGCGCCGGTCTACGGCCTGACCGAAGGGCTGAGTTCGAAACTGCTGCGTGAAATGGTGTACGCCGCGCTCCAGAGCCCAGCCGCAAAAGAGCCGGAGTTCATGCCCAGCTCGCTCATGCGGAAACGGGAACTGCTGGGCCTTGAGCAGGCTCTGCGGGGCGTGCATTTCCCCAATTCAATGGCGGAGCTGGAAGCCGCGCGGCGCAGAATCGTATATCAGGAATTCCTGCTGCTGTCGGCCGCCTGGACAATCAAAAAACGCCAGACCCGCACCGAGCTTAAAAACTATTCTTACGAGATAAGGCGCACTCTGCTGACCCCGTTCCGCGAAAAAATGGGGTTTGAATTCACTCACGCGCAGGTGCGCGTGATCAACGAAATCTTTCGCGACATGCGCTCCCGCCACCCGATGACAAGGCTTTTGCAGGGCGACGTGGGGTCCGGAAAAACCGTGGCCGCGCTGTCGGCCCTGCTGCTGGCGGCGGAAAACGGCTGGCAGGGCGCGTTCATGGCTCCGACCGAAATACTGGCCGAGCAGCATTTCATGACACTGTCGCGCTTTCTGACCGGGCTGCCGGTGAAATTCGAGCTGCTCACTTCCCGCACCACCGCCGCCGCGCGCCGCGGCATACTGGCGCGGCTGGCCGGCGGCGAAACGCAGCTCCTGGTCGGCACGCACGCCATTATCGAAAACGACGTGAAATTTAAAAACCTGCGGCTCGCGGTTATTGACGAGCAGCACCGGTTCGGGGTCGAGCAGCGCGCGCTGCTGCGCGGCAAAACCGGCATCATGGATCTGCTGGTGATGACCGCCACGCCCATCCCGCGCACGCTGGCGCTGGCGTTTTACGGCGATCTCGACGTGTCGGTCATAGACGAGCTGCCACCGGGCCGCAAACCCGTCATCACGTCGGCCCTGGGAGAGGCGCAGGCGTTTGAAATACTGCGCGGAGAAATCCGCAAAGGGCGGCAGGCCTACATAGTGCACCCGCTGATCGAAGAAAGCAAAACGCTGGAGCTCAAAGCTGTTACCGAGGAATACGAACGCCTGTCGAAAGACGTGTTCCGGGAATTCCGGCTCGGCATGCTGCACGGCCAGATGAAAGGCCGGGAAAAAACCGCCGTCATGGAAAAGTTTTTAAACCGCGAGATTGACATTCTGGTGGCCACGCCGGTCATCGAGGTCGGCATAGACGTGAAAAACGCCACGGTAATGCTCATCCAGAACGCCGAGCGGTTCGGGCTGGCGAGCCTGCACCAGCTGCGCGGGCGGGTGGGCCGGGGCAGCGAGGAAAGCGTGTGCCTGCTTGTGCCGTCCGCCAGCACCGACGACGCGGCCGAGCGCATCAGTATCATGTGCGAAACCGGCGACGGGTTTAAAATCGGCGAGCAGGACATGAAAATGCGCGGGCCCGGCACGGTGCTGGGCACGCGCCAGCACGGCGAGTCGGATCTGAAGGCCGGCGACGTGTTCCGCGACCGCGAGGTGCTGGAATCCGCCATTTTAGACCGCGACGAGCTGTTTACCGCCGACCCCAATCTGGTCAGGCCGGAGCACTTCGCGTTCAGGAAGAAACTTACGGAACTGTATGCGAAACGCTGGCATCTGATAGATTTGTCATAA
- the rpmB gene encoding 50S ribosomal protein L28, translating into MSYKCQICGKGPVAGNSYSHSHVATKRTFRPNLQKQKIMLDGKVQSVYVCTACIRSGRAPRRAA; encoded by the coding sequence ATGTCATATAAATGTCAAATATGCGGCAAGGGCCCGGTCGCCGGGAACTCATACAGCCACTCGCACGTCGCCACCAAGCGGACCTTCAGGCCCAATCTTCAGAAACAGAAGATCATGCTTGACGGAAAAGTGCAGAGCGTGTATGTCTGCACCGCCTGCATTCGCAGCGGCAGGGCGCCCCGTCGCGCCGCGTAA
- the bamA gene encoding outer membrane protein assembly factor BamA, which yields MHSVLIFAFLLCCCGPVRAQNAETAKSAAISPAQQNFQKSDTLQTDPAAETSLMDEITSGVPVSTVSRTGVEAVEAEISSSVVTATGTPAELELDQNGPWMVCQTAASGLINVKESTILKNAKAAKGEFYQRFFIGEDIQALIGLGSLEKVSVDIARIAGERTAADKSGPFPCHKVTYMAAEKPLIEDIVLQGRDELSKSKVLDAMSLKKKDFFSQGKLLQDAAAIEAKYAEEGFISAHAEGSTAPGHKTNSVILTMNIKEGPETRIGDVLFFGLSGFGKKKILKQTENRPGKVFSEKDLQKDQAEIQQFYKNHGFQEFAITGSSVVFNQDKSEAVLVYHFYEGPKSSFGDTVFSGNTVFTDTELRKALVYVKGRVYKQDLFNDSLRAIQELYADKGYLRAQVKPVIDYNSRTETSNISLEIIENSIVYVGSVDVEGNESTKKYVLTREVTLRPGDVFQANKVRKSQQKMMNLGFLDDVQIDIAPAPEPDKVDLTFDVVEGKPGMMTAGAAVSSVDGLYGELSVQHMNLFGKAQRLALTWSFGTRIMDYSLSWTTPWVDNKPVSLGLDAFNTRRLRPYGSSSTAYREKSTGGRVRVAPRFSDDKYTLSLGYTCENITIDQIDDAYTNVLAPGTSMTSSLTTEFIIDTRDYIWDPTSGSKNSISFELAGGPLMGDIDIYKVTLGSSYNYKLLEISDYPIVWSVANRIGFVDHYANTDAVPVYNRYFLGGQDTIRGYDNNGQIGPSDGGNLYYVLNSEIRFPLARERRKTLVQGAFFFDIGNDWKNFSDVSLETGSGTNQLKMGAGFGIRFTTPSFPIRLDWGYGFNHKSTDSKSEFYFTIGNMF from the coding sequence ATGCATTCCGTTTTGATATTTGCATTTTTACTCTGCTGCTGCGGGCCGGTTCGGGCGCAAAACGCCGAAACGGCGAAGAGCGCTGCGATCAGTCCGGCTCAGCAGAATTTCCAGAAAAGCGACACCCTGCAAACCGATCCGGCGGCGGAAACTTCCCTGATGGACGAAATAACGTCAGGCGTGCCGGTTTCCACGGTTTCGCGGACCGGGGTGGAAGCCGTGGAGGCCGAGATATCGTCTTCCGTGGTGACCGCGACGGGCACCCCGGCCGAGCTGGAGCTGGACCAGAACGGGCCGTGGATGGTCTGCCAGACGGCGGCCAGCGGCCTGATCAACGTGAAGGAATCAACGATCCTGAAAAACGCCAAAGCCGCGAAAGGCGAGTTCTACCAGCGGTTTTTTATAGGCGAGGATATTCAGGCTCTGATCGGGCTGGGCAGCCTGGAGAAGGTTTCGGTGGACATCGCGCGCATAGCGGGCGAGCGGACGGCGGCCGACAAATCCGGCCCGTTTCCCTGCCATAAAGTCACTTATATGGCGGCAGAGAAACCGCTGATCGAGGATATCGTTTTGCAGGGGCGGGACGAATTGTCAAAATCCAAGGTTCTGGACGCCATGTCGCTTAAAAAGAAGGATTTTTTCTCGCAGGGAAAACTTCTGCAGGATGCCGCCGCGATCGAAGCCAAATACGCCGAGGAAGGGTTTATTTCGGCGCATGCCGAGGGCAGCACCGCGCCGGGCCATAAAACAAATTCCGTAATTCTTACCATGAATATAAAGGAGGGCCCGGAAACCCGGATCGGGGATGTGCTTTTTTTCGGACTTTCGGGTTTCGGGAAGAAAAAGATACTCAAGCAGACCGAAAACCGGCCCGGCAAAGTGTTCAGCGAAAAAGATTTGCAGAAAGACCAGGCGGAAATCCAGCAGTTTTACAAGAACCACGGATTTCAGGAATTCGCGATAACGGGTTCGTCTGTGGTGTTTAATCAGGACAAGAGCGAAGCGGTGCTGGTTTACCATTTCTACGAAGGCCCCAAATCCAGTTTCGGCGACACCGTTTTTTCCGGCAATACGGTATTTACCGACACCGAACTGCGCAAAGCGCTGGTTTATGTCAAAGGCCGGGTTTACAAGCAGGATCTGTTCAATGACAGCCTGCGCGCCATTCAGGAACTGTATGCGGATAAAGGGTATCTGCGCGCGCAGGTCAAGCCGGTCATTGATTACAATTCCAGAACCGAAACGTCAAATATCAGCCTTGAAATCATAGAAAACAGCATAGTCTATGTGGGTTCCGTGGATGTGGAAGGCAACGAATCCACAAAAAAATATGTGCTGACCCGCGAAGTCACGCTCAGGCCCGGCGACGTGTTTCAGGCCAACAAGGTGCGCAAAAGCCAGCAGAAAATGATGAACCTGGGTTTTCTGGACGACGTGCAGATAGATATCGCGCCCGCGCCGGAGCCCGACAAGGTGGACCTTACTTTCGACGTGGTTGAGGGCAAGCCCGGCATGATGACGGCGGGCGCGGCGGTTTCGTCGGTGGACGGGCTGTACGGCGAACTGTCGGTGCAGCACATGAACCTGTTTGGCAAGGCCCAGCGGCTCGCGCTTACCTGGAGCTTCGGCACGCGCATTATGGATTACAGCCTGAGCTGGACCACTCCGTGGGTGGACAACAAGCCCGTCAGCCTGGGGCTGGACGCGTTCAATACCCGGCGGCTCCGCCCGTACGGCAGTTCTTCCACGGCGTACCGCGAAAAAAGCACCGGCGGCCGCGTGCGCGTGGCGCCGCGGTTCAGTGACGACAAATACACTTTGAGCCTCGGTTACACCTGTGAAAATATCACCATTGACCAGATAGACGACGCGTACACGAATGTGCTGGCGCCGGGTACGAGCATGACTTCCAGCCTGACGACCGAATTCATAATAGACACGCGCGATTACATATGGGATCCGACCAGCGGCTCTAAAAACTCCATTTCGTTCGAGCTGGCCGGAGGGCCGCTTATGGGCGACATAGATATTTACAAGGTTACGCTGGGCTCCAGCTATAATTACAAGCTGCTGGAGATAAGCGATTACCCGATAGTGTGGTCGGTGGCGAACCGGATCGGGTTTGTGGACCATTACGCCAATACCGACGCGGTGCCCGTTTACAACCGCTATTTTCTCGGCGGACAGGACACCATCCGCGGCTATGACAATAACGGGCAGATCGGGCCGAGCGACGGCGGCAATCTGTATTATGTGCTGAACTCGGAGATCCGGTTTCCGCTGGCGCGCGAGCGCAGGAAAACGCTCGTGCAGGGCGCGTTTTTCTTTGACATCGGCAACGACTGGAAGAATTTTTCCGATGTTTCGCTTGAAACCGGCAGCGGCACGAACCAGCTGAAAATGGGCGCGGGGTTCGGGATCAGGTTCACCACGCCGTCGTTCCCGATCAGGCTTGACTGGGGTTACGGGTTCAATCACAAGTCAACGGACAGCAAATCGGAATTTTACTTTACGATCGGCAACATGTTTTAG